The Agromyces sp. LHK192 genome includes a window with the following:
- a CDS encoding 3-hydroxyacyl-CoA dehydrogenase NAD-binding domain-containing protein, whose product MSIIEHDVRADPAGYAWDRDDDGIVTITIDDPDSVVNTMNAHFVASMRATVDRLEAERESITGVILASAKRSWFAGGDLNLLRAADPARSAEETAHIDAVKHDLRRLELLGKPVVAVLNGTALGGGLEVALACHRRIAVDAKGAQFGVPEVTLGLLPGGGGITRLVRMLGLQRALAEVILPGTKFSPTDALAVGLVDEVVASPDELVPAAKAWIAANPEAVKPWDVRGFKLPGGAPNSPGVASLLPAMPATLRKQLKGSPMPAPRAAMAAAVEGAYVDFDTASKIETRYLVSLTHTQVAKNMIKAFFFDLQHINAGGSRPDGFPKYTARKVGVIGAGMMGAAIAYVSAKAGIEVVLKDVSAEAAERGKDYSRNLEERALARGKTTAERSAELLGRITATGDPADFAGVDFVIEAVFESVPVKQAVFAEIQDVVEPDAVLGSNTSTLPISLLAEGVLRTPDFIGIHFFSPVDKMPLVEIVRGARTSDEVLAKTFDFVQQIRKMPIVVNDARGFFTSRVIGEFIAEAVAAVGEGVEPASVEQAALQAGYPAGALQLLDELTLSLTQKIRHETQAAVVAEGGEYAVHPSHAVVDWMIDDAGRTGRKARAGFYDYDEQGKRVGIWPGLREQFGSGRTELPLKDLEERMLFAEAIDTIRCLDDGVLTSVPDANIGSIYGIGFPAWTGGVLQYVNQYEGGLQGFVDRARELAAAYGDRFLPPESLVARAAAGETYE is encoded by the coding sequence ATGAGCATCATCGAACACGACGTCCGCGCCGACCCGGCCGGCTACGCGTGGGACCGCGACGACGACGGCATCGTCACGATCACGATCGACGACCCCGACAGCGTCGTCAACACCATGAACGCGCACTTCGTCGCGTCGATGCGCGCCACGGTCGACCGGCTCGAGGCGGAGCGCGAGAGCATCACCGGCGTCATCCTCGCCTCGGCGAAGCGCAGCTGGTTCGCGGGCGGCGACCTCAACCTGCTCCGTGCCGCAGACCCGGCGCGGTCGGCCGAGGAGACCGCCCACATCGACGCGGTCAAGCACGACCTGCGCCGCCTCGAGCTGCTCGGCAAGCCCGTCGTCGCCGTGCTCAACGGCACCGCGCTCGGCGGCGGCCTCGAGGTCGCGCTCGCCTGCCACCGCCGCATCGCGGTCGACGCGAAGGGCGCCCAGTTCGGCGTGCCCGAGGTCACGCTGGGGCTCCTGCCCGGCGGCGGCGGCATCACGCGCCTCGTGCGCATGCTCGGACTGCAGCGCGCGCTCGCCGAGGTGATCCTGCCCGGCACGAAGTTCTCGCCGACCGACGCGCTCGCGGTCGGACTCGTCGACGAGGTCGTCGCGAGCCCCGACGAGCTCGTGCCCGCGGCGAAGGCCTGGATCGCGGCCAACCCCGAGGCGGTCAAGCCGTGGGACGTCCGCGGATTCAAGCTGCCCGGCGGTGCGCCGAACAGCCCCGGCGTCGCCTCGCTGCTGCCGGCCATGCCCGCGACGCTGCGCAAGCAGCTCAAGGGGTCGCCGATGCCGGCGCCGCGGGCGGCGATGGCCGCCGCGGTCGAGGGCGCGTACGTCGACTTCGACACCGCATCCAAGATCGAGACGCGCTACCTCGTGTCGCTGACGCACACCCAGGTCGCGAAGAACATGATCAAGGCGTTCTTCTTCGACCTCCAGCACATCAACGCGGGCGGCAGCCGCCCCGACGGGTTCCCGAAGTACACCGCCCGCAAGGTCGGCGTGATCGGCGCCGGCATGATGGGCGCCGCGATCGCGTACGTCTCGGCGAAGGCGGGCATCGAGGTCGTGCTGAAGGATGTCTCGGCCGAGGCCGCCGAGCGGGGCAAGGACTACTCGCGCAACCTCGAGGAGCGCGCCCTCGCCCGCGGCAAGACGACCGCCGAGCGCAGCGCCGAGCTCCTCGGCCGCATCACGGCGACGGGCGACCCCGCCGACTTCGCGGGCGTCGACTTCGTGATCGAGGCCGTCTTCGAGTCGGTGCCGGTGAAGCAGGCCGTGTTCGCCGAGATCCAGGACGTCGTCGAACCCGACGCCGTGCTCGGCTCGAACACCTCGACCCTGCCGATCTCGCTGCTCGCCGAGGGAGTCTTGCGCACGCCCGACTTCATCGGCATCCACTTCTTCTCACCGGTCGACAAGATGCCGCTCGTCGAGATCGTCCGCGGTGCCCGCACGAGCGACGAGGTGCTCGCGAAGACGTTCGACTTCGTGCAGCAGATCCGCAAGATGCCCATCGTCGTGAACGACGCGCGCGGGTTCTTCACCTCGCGGGTCATCGGCGAGTTCATCGCCGAGGCGGTCGCCGCCGTCGGCGAGGGCGTCGAGCCCGCGTCGGTCGAGCAGGCGGCGCTGCAGGCCGGATACCCCGCCGGCGCGCTCCAGCTGCTCGACGAGCTCACGCTGTCGCTCACGCAGAAGATCCGGCACGAGACGCAGGCCGCGGTCGTCGCCGAGGGCGGCGAGTACGCCGTGCACCCGTCGCACGCGGTGGTCGACTGGATGATCGACGACGCCGGCCGCACGGGCCGCAAGGCACGGGCCGGGTTCTACGACTACGACGAGCAGGGCAAGCGGGTCGGCATCTGGCCGGGGCTACGCGAACAGTTCGGCTCGGGTCGCACCGAGCTGCCGCTGAAGGACCTCGAGGAGCGGATGCTCTTCGCCGAGGCGATCGACACCATCCGGTGCCTCGACGACGGCGTGCTCACGAGCGTGCCCGACGCGAACATCGGCTCGATCTACGGCATCGGCTTCCCGGCCTGGACGGGCGGCGTACTCCAGTACGTCAACCAGTACGAGGGCGGGCTGCAGGGCTTCGTCGACCGTGCGCGCGAACTCGCGGCCGCGTACGGCGACCGGTTCCTGCCGCCCGAGTCGCTCGTCGCCCGCGCCGCCGCCGGCGAGACCTACGAGTAG
- a CDS encoding acyl-CoA dehydrogenase family protein, which produces MPQTSLAAVDRIRTVYEEEHEQFRELVREFVDRHAKPHAERWEAEGKVDRDLFTKAAEAGILGLTIPEEFGGGGADDFRFNAVMGEELARHPVSDGMAGIALSNDIVIPYFIELTNDEQKRRWLPGIAAGELITAVAMTEPGTGSDLAGIRTTAVLDGDAYVVNGSKIFISNGQNADLVVTAVRTSADPHKGLSLLVIPTDLPGFSRGRNLDKVGLHAQDTSELIFENVRVPAGNLLGSEGQGFLGLMRNLPQERLSIAAAAVASSEGVIDRTIAYVQERQAFGKPVGAFQNTRFELAEMFTATQVSRAYIDQCIVRHAAGELSAEDAAAAKFWTTEQYVQIVNRCLQLHGGYGYMREYRIARDYEDARITTIYGGTTEIMKEIVGRSLGL; this is translated from the coding sequence ATGCCCCAGACCTCGCTCGCCGCCGTCGACCGCATCCGTACGGTCTACGAAGAGGAGCACGAGCAGTTCCGCGAGCTCGTCCGCGAGTTCGTCGACCGTCACGCCAAGCCCCACGCCGAGCGCTGGGAGGCCGAGGGCAAGGTCGACCGCGACCTGTTCACGAAGGCCGCGGAGGCCGGCATCCTCGGCTTAACCATCCCCGAGGAGTTCGGCGGCGGCGGCGCCGACGACTTCCGCTTCAACGCGGTCATGGGCGAGGAGCTCGCGCGCCACCCGGTCTCCGACGGCATGGCGGGCATCGCGCTCTCGAACGACATCGTGATCCCGTACTTCATCGAGCTCACGAACGACGAGCAGAAGCGCCGATGGCTGCCGGGCATCGCCGCGGGCGAGCTCATCACGGCCGTCGCGATGACCGAACCCGGCACCGGCAGCGACCTCGCCGGCATCCGCACCACCGCCGTGCTCGACGGCGACGCGTACGTCGTCAACGGCTCCAAGATCTTCATCTCGAACGGGCAGAACGCCGACCTCGTCGTCACGGCGGTGCGCACGAGCGCCGACCCGCACAAGGGCCTCAGCCTGCTCGTCATCCCGACCGACCTGCCCGGCTTCAGCCGCGGCCGCAACCTCGACAAGGTCGGTCTGCACGCGCAGGACACCTCCGAGCTCATCTTCGAGAACGTGCGCGTGCCCGCCGGGAACCTGCTCGGCTCCGAGGGGCAGGGCTTCCTCGGGCTCATGCGCAACCTGCCCCAGGAGCGCCTCTCGATCGCCGCGGCCGCGGTCGCCTCGAGCGAGGGCGTCATCGACCGCACGATCGCGTACGTGCAGGAGCGGCAGGCGTTCGGCAAGCCGGTCGGCGCGTTCCAGAACACGCGCTTCGAGCTCGCCGAGATGTTCACGGCCACGCAGGTCAGCCGCGCGTACATCGACCAGTGCATCGTGCGGCACGCCGCCGGCGAGCTGTCTGCAGAGGATGCCGCAGCCGCGAAGTTCTGGACCACCGAGCAGTACGTGCAGATCGTGAACCGCTGCCTGCAGCTGCACGGCGGGTACGGCTACATGCGCGAGTACCGGATCGCGCGCGACTACGAGGACGCGCGCATCACCACCATCTACGGCGGCACGACCGAGATCATGAAGGAGATCGTCGGTCGGAGCCTCGGACTCTGA
- a CDS encoding ATP-binding domain-containing protein, producing MIAPLGLLGALREVQAAEAARAAADLMDGDDDLAKAGTDRLWVGTPDEAKGLEFDAVVVAVPPLPEQVAPATWKRLYVALTRPTQRLTVVEAGDAIG from the coding sequence GTGATCGCGCCGCTCGGCCTGCTCGGCGCGCTGCGCGAGGTGCAGGCCGCTGAGGCCGCCCGGGCGGCGGCCGACCTGATGGACGGTGACGACGACCTCGCCAAGGCAGGAACGGACCGGCTCTGGGTCGGCACGCCCGACGAGGCGAAGGGCCTCGAGTTCGACGCGGTCGTGGTCGCCGTGCCGCCGCTGCCCGAACAGGTCGCGCCGGCGACGTGGAAGCGGCTCTACGTCGCGCTCACCAGGCCCACGCAGCGGCTCACGGTCGTCGAGGCGGGCGACGCGATCGGCTGA
- a CDS encoding AAA family ATPase produces the protein MVAHHAQRLQGLRAAQYGLLFGGVENDEGERFRIGRIGLSDPDDGERLLVDWRAPVARAFYTATPLHREGLRARRRITATDRRVTAVYDEALRADDLGETDSRDAALMAALDRPRTAHMGDIVGTIQREQDAIIRGALPGTLVVQGGPGTGKTAVALHRAAYLLYEHRNRLAKSVVLIVGPNARFLDYIGQVLPSLGEDAAVLMTPGTLVPGLVATATDAPAAAEFKGRLDLVPVLKEVVRGYQVPADGGRRMLHPAGMKPMTLDGQLLRRVRTRGRAGGVAHNRARPQFEKALLTEILRLEDAEHGPSSMDDAERRADWAEDPAVQELFDELWPLLDPVDVVRDLFSDPARFDRAFPDLDPALRGVLLRAPGHPVTVADVPLVDEIAELLGEDPRPGAAARARAQADRLTDVAYAQHVLDMVADADAHEDDEAAPVSIVAAEVLADRQVLGDDRTPAERAMHDREWVYGHIIVDEAQETSPMLLRALIRRCPTRSMTLVGDEHQYTATDSAFTWAGLLDPQVPRWRRDDLTVNYRTPGRILKLATGVLRRVEPDAPEPASARDGEHEPHVVRVDASELGAATAREAQAALDAVADTRGPSA, from the coding sequence ATGGTCGCGCATCACGCGCAGCGGCTCCAGGGCCTGCGCGCCGCGCAGTACGGGTTGCTGTTCGGCGGCGTCGAGAACGACGAGGGAGAGCGGTTCCGCATCGGCCGCATCGGGCTGAGCGACCCCGACGACGGCGAGCGGCTGCTCGTCGACTGGCGGGCGCCCGTCGCGCGCGCCTTCTACACCGCGACGCCGCTGCACCGCGAGGGCCTTCGCGCCCGCCGCCGCATCACCGCGACCGACCGCAGGGTCACGGCGGTCTACGACGAGGCGCTGCGCGCCGATGACCTCGGCGAGACCGACAGCCGCGACGCCGCGCTGATGGCCGCGCTCGACCGCCCGCGCACCGCGCACATGGGCGACATCGTCGGCACGATCCAGCGCGAGCAGGACGCGATCATCCGCGGCGCGCTGCCCGGCACGCTCGTCGTGCAGGGCGGCCCCGGCACCGGCAAGACGGCGGTGGCGCTGCATCGCGCGGCCTACCTGCTGTACGAGCACCGCAACCGGCTCGCGAAGTCGGTCGTGCTCATCGTCGGTCCGAACGCCCGCTTCCTCGACTACATCGGCCAGGTGCTCCCGTCGCTCGGCGAGGACGCGGCCGTGCTGATGACCCCGGGCACGCTGGTGCCGGGCCTGGTCGCGACGGCGACGGATGCCCCGGCCGCGGCCGAGTTCAAGGGACGGCTCGACCTCGTCCCGGTGCTGAAGGAGGTCGTCCGCGGCTACCAGGTGCCCGCCGACGGCGGCCGCCGCATGCTGCATCCGGCCGGCATGAAGCCGATGACGCTCGACGGTCAGCTGCTTCGGCGCGTGCGCACGCGCGGCCGCGCGGGCGGCGTCGCGCACAATCGGGCGCGGCCGCAGTTCGAGAAGGCGCTGCTCACCGAGATCCTGCGGCTCGAGGACGCCGAGCACGGCCCGTCGAGCATGGACGACGCCGAGCGGCGCGCCGACTGGGCCGAGGACCCTGCCGTGCAGGAGCTCTTCGACGAGCTCTGGCCGTTGCTCGACCCGGTCGACGTCGTGCGCGACCTCTTCAGCGACCCGGCCCGGTTCGACCGGGCGTTCCCCGACCTCGATCCGGCCCTGCGCGGCGTGCTGCTGCGGGCGCCGGGGCATCCGGTCACCGTGGCCGACGTGCCGCTCGTCGACGAGATCGCCGAGCTCCTCGGGGAGGACCCGCGCCCCGGAGCGGCCGCCCGCGCCCGCGCGCAGGCCGACCGGCTCACCGACGTCGCGTACGCGCAGCACGTGCTCGACATGGTCGCCGACGCCGACGCGCACGAAGACGACGAGGCCGCACCGGTCTCGATCGTGGCAGCAGAGGTGCTCGCCGACCGGCAGGTGCTCGGCGACGACCGCACGCCCGCCGAGCGGGCGATGCACGACCGCGAGTGGGTGTACGGCCACATCATCGTGGACGAGGCGCAGGAGACGAGCCCGATGCTGCTGCGCGCGCTGATCCGCCGCTGCCCGACGCGCTCGATGACCCTCGTCGGCGACGAGCACCAGTACACCGCGACCGACTCCGCCTTCACGTGGGCCGGCCTGCTCGACCCGCAGGTGCCGCGCTGGCGGCGCGACGACCTGACCGTCAACTACCGCACGCCGGGTCGCATCCTGAAGCTCGCGACCGGCGTGCTGCGGCGCGTCGAACCGGATGCCCCCGAGCCCGCGTCCGCCCGTGACGGCGAGCACGAGCCGCACGTCGTGCGCGTCGACGCGTCCGAGCTCGGCGCCGCGACCGCGCGCGAGGCGCAGGCGGCGCTCGACGCCGTCGCCGACACGCGGGGACCGTCGGCGTGA
- a CDS encoding PspA/IM30 family protein produces the protein MSSTNSSRVKTIFRTKTNKALDKLEDPRDTLDDSYDQQVKLLQQVRQAVAEVATAKKRIELQGQEMGARFQKLGAQAAEALAQGREDLARAALERRAMLEGQVANLQKQYSSLEQQTAQLQDRERRLTDQVAAFRIEKETIKATYTASEAQVRANEAVSGISSTIEDVGSSLDRARDRVAEMQARAAATNELLASGALADLTAAPDADIERQLASLSANADINRQLQAMRDGTAASGASPADRRLDGPDGWLAIGKA, from the coding sequence ATGAGCAGCACCAACTCCTCGCGGGTCAAGACGATCTTCCGCACCAAGACCAACAAGGCGCTCGACAAGCTCGAGGATCCGCGCGACACCCTCGACGACAGTTACGACCAGCAGGTGAAACTGCTCCAGCAGGTTCGTCAGGCCGTCGCCGAGGTCGCGACCGCGAAGAAGCGCATCGAGCTGCAGGGTCAGGAGATGGGCGCGCGCTTCCAGAAGCTCGGCGCGCAGGCCGCGGAGGCGCTCGCGCAGGGCCGCGAAGACCTCGCGCGTGCAGCCCTCGAACGGCGGGCGATGCTCGAGGGGCAGGTCGCGAACCTGCAGAAGCAGTACTCGTCGCTCGAGCAGCAGACCGCGCAGCTGCAGGACCGCGAGCGCCGGCTCACCGACCAGGTCGCCGCATTCCGCATCGAGAAGGAGACCATCAAGGCGACCTACACCGCGTCGGAGGCGCAGGTGCGCGCGAACGAGGCGGTCTCCGGCATCAGCTCGACCATCGAGGACGTCGGCTCGAGCCTCGACCGCGCGCGCGACCGCGTCGCCGAGATGCAGGCTCGCGCGGCGGCCACCAACGAGCTGCTCGCGAGTGGCGCGCTCGCCGACCTGACGGCCGCGCCCGACGCCGACATCGAGCGGCAGCTCGCATCGCTGTCGGCGAACGCCGACATCAACCGGCAGCTCCAGGCCATGCGCGACGGCACCGCCGCGAGCGGCGCTTCGCCCGCCGACCGGAGGCTCGACGGGCCCGACGGGTGGCTCGCCATCGGCAAGGCGTAG
- a CDS encoding TetR/AcrR family transcriptional regulator yields the protein MSNAADATPTISKSARTRERILDAAAHVLSRKGYAGTRLVDVAAHAGLQAPAIYYHFGSRDELIEEVMWVGAARVHAHVIDELEALPAGTTPLDRILAAVEGHLRYELLISDYTTASIRNANQVPEGIRAKAAAEEAAYARLWRDLFTAAQDAGQLRADLDLAVSRMLLLGAMNWAAEWWNPRHRTLEDLVSATQDLVRHGMSPDPR from the coding sequence ATGAGCAACGCAGCGGATGCCACGCCGACGATCAGCAAGTCGGCGCGCACGCGCGAGCGCATCCTCGACGCCGCAGCGCACGTGCTCAGCCGCAAGGGCTACGCGGGCACCCGGCTCGTCGACGTCGCCGCCCACGCGGGCCTGCAGGCGCCCGCGATCTACTACCACTTCGGCTCGCGTGACGAGCTCATCGAGGAGGTCATGTGGGTCGGTGCCGCACGCGTGCACGCCCACGTCATCGACGAACTCGAGGCGCTCCCGGCCGGCACGACGCCGCTCGACCGCATCCTCGCCGCGGTCGAAGGGCACCTGCGGTACGAGCTGCTCATCTCCGACTACACGACCGCGTCGATCCGCAACGCGAACCAGGTGCCCGAGGGCATCCGAGCGAAGGCCGCGGCCGAGGAGGCCGCCTACGCCCGCCTGTGGCGCGACCTCTTCACCGCCGCGCAGGATGCCGGGCAGCTGCGCGCCGACCTCGACCTCGCGGTCTCGCGCATGCTGCTGCTCGGCGCGATGAACTGGGCCGCGGAGTGGTGGAACCCCCGCCACCGCACGCTCGAAGACCTCGTGTCGGCCACGCAGGACCTCGTGCGCCACGGCATGTCGCCCGACCCGCGGTAG
- a CDS encoding acyl-CoA dehydrogenase family protein, giving the protein MGEAPPTTEGLAGRVRDFVRDTVIPVEVEHLGVLHRPVDGGAASAASAPIDETERALRRDLQAAAREAGLLTPHLPVEWGGRGLTHLEQADVFEAAGYSLFGPVALNVSAPDEGNMHLLLEAASDAQRERWLRPLAAGDLHSAFAMTEPAPGAGSDPRALTTRAERVAGGWRITGEKWFITGARGAGLVICLARTAGEPGDPGGATMFLIDGDTAGLTIERDVHTIDAGLFGGHSVVRFDGCLVPDDAVLGEVDHGLEAAQVRLAPARLTHCMRWLGLAGRAHDLALDHVTTRHAFGSTVADLGPAQQLVAENEIDLAAARAVVRETARVLDAAHGGAHGEAHGEAGASDDATAAAAPRRAAADPIAASSIAKTFVSEAVGRVVDRSVQLAGGQGVSDELLLARYWRDIRPFRIYDGSNETHRWSIAKHAVRAHRKGHRHDLPA; this is encoded by the coding sequence ATGGGCGAAGCACCACCGACCACCGAGGGGCTCGCCGGGCGCGTCCGCGACTTCGTGCGGGACACCGTGATCCCCGTCGAGGTCGAGCACCTCGGCGTGCTGCACCGGCCCGTCGACGGCGGAGCCGCCTCGGCGGCGAGCGCACCGATCGACGAGACCGAGCGCGCGCTGCGCCGCGACCTCCAGGCGGCCGCACGCGAAGCCGGGCTGCTCACCCCCCACCTGCCGGTCGAGTGGGGCGGCCGCGGGCTCACCCACCTCGAGCAGGCCGACGTCTTCGAGGCGGCCGGCTACTCGCTCTTCGGCCCCGTCGCCCTCAACGTCTCGGCGCCCGACGAGGGCAACATGCACCTGCTGCTCGAAGCCGCGAGCGACGCGCAACGCGAACGATGGCTGCGACCCCTCGCCGCGGGCGACCTCCACTCCGCGTTCGCCATGACCGAGCCCGCTCCGGGCGCAGGCAGCGACCCGCGCGCCCTGACCACCCGCGCCGAGCGGGTGGCCGGCGGCTGGCGCATCACCGGCGAGAAGTGGTTCATCACCGGCGCACGCGGCGCCGGCCTCGTCATCTGCCTCGCGCGCACCGCGGGCGAGCCCGGTGACCCGGGCGGCGCGACCATGTTCCTCATCGACGGCGACACGGCGGGGCTCACGATCGAGCGCGACGTGCACACCATCGACGCGGGCCTGTTCGGCGGGCACAGCGTGGTGCGATTCGACGGATGCCTCGTGCCCGACGACGCCGTGCTCGGCGAGGTCGACCACGGCCTCGAAGCCGCCCAGGTGCGGCTCGCCCCGGCCCGGCTCACGCACTGCATGCGCTGGCTCGGCCTCGCCGGCCGCGCCCACGACCTCGCCCTCGACCACGTCACGACCCGGCACGCCTTCGGTTCGACCGTCGCCGACCTCGGCCCCGCACAGCAGCTCGTCGCCGAGAACGAGATCGACCTCGCCGCGGCACGGGCGGTGGTGCGCGAGACGGCGCGCGTGCTCGACGCCGCGCACGGCGGGGCGCACGGCGAGGCGCACGGCGAGGCCGGGGCATCCGACGATGCCACTGCTGCTGCCGCGCCGCGCCGCGCCGCAGCCGACCCGATCGCCGCCTCGTCGATCGCGAAGACGTTCGTCTCCGAAGCCGTCGGCCGGGTCGTCGACCGCAGCGTGCAGCTCGCCGGCGGCCAGGGGGTCTCCGACGAGCTGCTGCTGGCACGGTACTGGCGTGACATCCGCCCGTTCCGCATCTACGACGGGTCGAACGAGACGCATCGCTGGTCGATCGCCAAGCACGCCGTGCGCGCCCACCGGAAGGGACACCGCCATGACCTCCCAGCCTGA
- a CDS encoding nitronate monooxygenase family protein has product MLRTRFTEAVGIEHPVVQGGMMWVGRAELAAAVSEAGGLGIITALTQPTPADLVKEVERARALTDKPIGVNLTILPSINPPPYDEYRRAIIDAGVTIVETAGSNPEPHVEAFAPHGIKVIHKCTSVRHALKAERLGVTAVSIDGFECAGHPGEDDVPGLVLIPAAADALTIPFIASGGFADGRGLAAALALGADGVNMGSRFMCTVESPIAQEVKERIVEASELDTNLIFRSLRNTARVAKNAVSDEVVEILAAGGQFPDVQPLVAGARGRRVFEDGDLDAGIWTVGLVQGIIRDIPTAGDVVRRIVEEAEDVLRSRLALFGEPVVA; this is encoded by the coding sequence ATGCTCCGGACCAGGTTCACCGAGGCGGTCGGCATCGAGCACCCCGTCGTGCAGGGCGGGATGATGTGGGTCGGCCGCGCCGAGCTGGCCGCCGCGGTCTCCGAGGCCGGCGGCCTCGGCATCATCACCGCGCTGACCCAGCCGACGCCCGCCGACCTCGTGAAGGAGGTCGAGCGCGCCCGCGCGCTCACGGACAAGCCGATCGGGGTCAACCTCACGATCCTGCCGTCGATCAACCCGCCGCCCTACGACGAGTACCGGCGCGCGATCATCGACGCGGGCGTCACGATCGTCGAGACGGCGGGGTCGAACCCCGAGCCCCACGTCGAGGCGTTCGCACCCCACGGCATCAAGGTGATCCACAAGTGCACGAGCGTCCGGCACGCGCTGAAGGCCGAGCGCCTCGGCGTCACGGCCGTGTCGATCGACGGCTTCGAGTGCGCGGGGCATCCGGGCGAGGACGACGTGCCCGGCCTCGTGCTGATCCCCGCCGCCGCCGACGCGCTCACGATCCCGTTCATCGCGTCGGGCGGCTTCGCCGACGGCCGGGGCCTGGCGGCCGCGCTCGCGCTCGGCGCCGACGGCGTGAACATGGGCTCGCGGTTCATGTGCACCGTCGAGTCGCCGATCGCGCAGGAGGTGAAGGAGCGCATCGTCGAGGCATCCGAGCTCGACACGAACCTCATCTTCCGGAGCCTGCGCAACACGGCCCGCGTCGCCAAGAACGCGGTCAGCGACGAGGTCGTCGAGATCCTCGCCGCGGGCGGGCAGTTCCCCGACGTGCAACCGCTCGTCGCCGGCGCCCGCGGGCGCAGGGTCTTCGAGGACGGCGACCTCGACGCCGGCATCTGGACGGTCGGGCTGGTGCAGGGCATCATCCGCGACATCCCGACGGCGGGCGACGTCGTCCGACGCATCGTCGAGGAGGCCGAGGACGTGCTGCGCAGCCGCCTCGCGCTCTTCGGCGAACCGGTGGTCGCGTAG
- a CDS encoding SDR family oxidoreductase, with protein MTSQPEARAALVTGGSRGIGLAIARRLAAEGFAITLSARTGDALEAAAAELAETGARVTTVVADASDDGDLARLVTHHEEAWGRLDALVLNAGMGFGSPIDATPLRRVDKHYALNFRGAFALVAAALPLLRATAATGPRGARVIALASLAGLLPEPDLAAYSATKAAVVSLCRSICIEEVATGVSATAICPGYVDTDMAAWKHDVLPATDMIRPDDLAELAVSLTRLSRNAAVPVLPVYRAGGGLTGA; from the coding sequence ATGACCTCCCAGCCTGAGGCCCGAGCTGCGCTCGTCACCGGCGGATCGCGGGGCATCGGCCTCGCGATCGCACGCCGGCTCGCCGCGGAGGGGTTCGCGATCACGCTGTCGGCCCGAACCGGCGACGCGCTCGAGGCGGCCGCCGCCGAGCTCGCCGAGACCGGGGCACGGGTCACGACGGTCGTCGCCGACGCGTCCGACGACGGCGACCTCGCGCGACTCGTCACCCATCACGAGGAGGCGTGGGGCCGGCTCGACGCCCTCGTGCTGAACGCCGGCATGGGCTTCGGCTCCCCCATCGACGCCACCCCCCTTCGGCGCGTCGACAAGCACTACGCACTGAACTTCCGGGGCGCGTTCGCCCTCGTCGCGGCGGCGCTTCCGCTGCTGCGCGCCACCGCCGCGACCGGCCCGCGGGGCGCGCGCGTCATCGCCCTCGCGTCACTTGCGGGCCTGCTGCCCGAACCCGATCTCGCGGCCTACAGCGCGACGAAGGCCGCGGTCGTCTCGCTCTGCCGGTCGATCTGCATCGAGGAGGTCGCGACCGGGGTGAGCGCCACGGCGATCTGTCCCGGCTACGTCGACACCGACATGGCGGCCTGGAAGCACGACGTGCTGCCCGCGACCGACATGATCCGGCCCGACGACCTCGCCGAGCTCGCCGTGTCGCTCACCCGGCTGTCGCGCAATGCGGCCGTTCCGGTGCTGCCCGTCTACCGCGCGGGCGGCGGCCTCACCGGGGCGTAG
- a CDS encoding PadR family transcriptional regulator, whose protein sequence is MISADAIRGYVDLMVLSLLAAGPSYAYELAQRITAISDDDYAIKQTTLYSAVKRLEATGLVASSPGISPSGKPRTYYAITDAGRDHLDLKVDEWRTIKAVVDRFITAPAAGGTP, encoded by the coding sequence ATGATCAGCGCCGACGCCATCCGCGGCTACGTCGACCTCATGGTGCTGTCGCTGCTCGCGGCCGGGCCGTCATACGCGTACGAGCTCGCGCAGCGGATCACCGCGATCAGCGATGACGACTACGCGATCAAGCAGACGACGCTGTACTCGGCCGTGAAGCGGCTCGAGGCCACGGGTCTCGTCGCCTCGTCACCCGGAATCTCGCCATCGGGCAAGCCGCGCACGTACTACGCCATCACCGATGCCGGTCGCGACCACCTCGACCTGAAGGTCGACGAATGGCGCACCATCAAGGCGGTCGTCGACCGCTTCATCACCGCACCCGCCGCAGGAGGCACGCCGTGA